A region of Onychomys torridus chromosome 10, mOncTor1.1, whole genome shotgun sequence DNA encodes the following proteins:
- the Tmem17 gene encoding transmembrane protein 17 isoform X2: MELPDPVRQRLGNFSLTVFGDSSRTGPESCEATDNEMVSSLPLQMSLYFNSYFFPLWWVSCIVMLHLKYSVLPDYYKFIVITVIVLITLMEAIRLYLGCMGNLQEKVPELAGFWLLSLLLQLPLILFLLLNEGLRNLPLEKAVHIIFAVFLTFQVISVFLTLKKMVSQLAARFHLQDFDRLSANSAIMRRRRPCTEEL, encoded by the exons ATGGAGCTGCCGGACCCTGTTCGCCAGCGCCTGGGCAACTTCAGCCTCACGGTGTTCGGCGACTCCAGCCGCACCGGGCCGGAGTCCTGCGAGGCCACGG ATAATGAGATGGTCTCCAGCTTGCCATTGCAGATGTCACTGTATTTCAACTCTTACTTTTTCCCACTGTGGTGGGTGAGCTGCATTGTGATGCTTCACCTGAAG TATTCGGTCTTGCCCGATTACTACAAATTCATTGTGATCACTGTCATTGTCCTCATAACCTTGATGGAAGCGATCCGGCTGTACCTGGGCTGCATGGGGAACCTGCAGGAGAAG GTTCCTGAGTTGGCTGGCTTCTGGCTCTTGAGCCTTCTACTGCAGTTGCCGTTaatccttttcttgctcctcaatGAAGGCCTGAGAAACCTGCCTTTGGAAAAAGCAGTACATATCATCTTCGCTGTCTTCCTTACTTTCCAAGTCATCTCAGTGTTTCTGACCCTGAAGAAAATGGTCAGTCAGCTGGCGGCCCGTTTCCACCTCCAGGACTTTGATCGGCTGTCTGCAAACAGTGCCatcatgaggaggaggaggccgtGTACAGAAGAGCTCTGA
- the Tmem17 gene encoding transmembrane protein 17 isoform X1: MELPDPVRQRLGNFSLTVFGDSSRTGPESCEATDNEMVSSLPLQMSLYFNSYFFPLWWVSCIVMLHLKVPELAGFWLLSLLLQLPLILFLLLNEGLRNLPLEKAVHIIFAVFLTFQVISVFLTLKKMVSQLAARFHLQDFDRLSANSAIMRRRRPCTEEL, translated from the exons ATGGAGCTGCCGGACCCTGTTCGCCAGCGCCTGGGCAACTTCAGCCTCACGGTGTTCGGCGACTCCAGCCGCACCGGGCCGGAGTCCTGCGAGGCCACGG ATAATGAGATGGTCTCCAGCTTGCCATTGCAGATGTCACTGTATTTCAACTCTTACTTTTTCCCACTGTGGTGGGTGAGCTGCATTGTGATGCTTCACCTGAAG GTTCCTGAGTTGGCTGGCTTCTGGCTCTTGAGCCTTCTACTGCAGTTGCCGTTaatccttttcttgctcctcaatGAAGGCCTGAGAAACCTGCCTTTGGAAAAAGCAGTACATATCATCTTCGCTGTCTTCCTTACTTTCCAAGTCATCTCAGTGTTTCTGACCCTGAAGAAAATGGTCAGTCAGCTGGCGGCCCGTTTCCACCTCCAGGACTTTGATCGGCTGTCTGCAAACAGTGCCatcatgaggaggaggaggccgtGTACAGAAGAGCTCTGA